From Brassica oleracea var. oleracea cultivar TO1000 chromosome C3, BOL, whole genome shotgun sequence, a single genomic window includes:
- the LOC106331637 gene encoding uncharacterized protein LOC106331637, translating to MSMGSDSTWVGKKPIRRIGGFSDALSIASDLGYAVAPPPSQEELQSLASSNGEKGDDLIRVLRELSAVQRKIADFQVELQGRKDDKNVAHLTHVSEMQKKIETLSRITQILKDVIQNKDRIIARLQQPYSLDCIPVEAEYQKQFSELLMKAASDYGALTASVSDFQWSQNFKEPPSVWGEMLRPIPVALASCTRFFEAMTAMRESFATLQDLRVGNSAASLPTTPGSSETPHRDSDCVTPPQGRTDLSFDDLAVQATRRQIPDQNEAEGEEDGNGNENAQLDRRLSWPPSVKKSGV from the exons ATGTCGATGGGAAGCGACTCGACGTGGGTGGGGAAGAAACCGATCAGGCGCATCGGCGGATTCTCTGATGCTCTCTCCATCGCCTCCGATCTCGGTTACGCCGTCGCTCCTCCTCCCTCGCAG GAAGAATTACAAAGCTTGGCGTCTTCAAATGGCGAAAAGGGTGATGATTTGATAAGGGTGTTGCGAGAGTTATCTGCTGTGCAAAGGAAAATTGCTGATTTTCAGGTGGAGCTTCAAGGGAGGAAG GATGATAAGAATGTGGCACATTTGACTCATGTGAGTGAAATGCAAAAGAAGATCGAGACACTATCAAGGATTACTCAAATATTGAAAGATGTTATACAAAATAAG GATCGCATCATTGCTCGTCTCCAACAGCCTTATTCACTAGATTGTATTCCAGTTGAAGCAGAATATCAG AAACAATTTTCAGAGTTGCTAATGAAAGCCGCCAGTGATTATGGCGCCTTAACAGCATCAGTGTCTGATTTTCAGTGGAGCCAAAACTTTAAAGAACCTCCTTCAGTCTGGGGG GAAATGCTGCGTCCGATACCAGTGGCACTAGCGTCATGCACGAGATTCTTCGAGGCCATGACTGCGATGAGAGAATCATTCGCGACTCTTCAAGACCTTCGAGTTGGTAACTCTGCAGCTTCTTTACCAACAACACCAGGAAGTAGCGAAACGCCACATAGAGACTCAGATTGCGTGACTCCACCTCAAGGGAGAACAGATTTAAGCTTCGACGACTTAGCTGTTCAGGCCACAAGGAGACAAATCCCTGATCAAAATGAAGCTGAAGGCGAAGAAGATGGTAATGGCAATGAGAATGCTCAACTTGACCGGAGACTATCATGGCCTCCTTCGGTTAAGAAGAGTGGTGTTTAA